A window of Seriola aureovittata isolate HTS-2021-v1 ecotype China chromosome 17, ASM2101889v1, whole genome shotgun sequence genomic DNA:
TGACAACCTCTGCACTGCATCTCCTATCACCTCATTATCAAATATTTGTCAAATTATTATAATGTGTCTTacaattattatatatatttttgtaaacaGGGAAAGTTTTGGCAGACGATGGGCTTTTCTGCCGATGGCAAACAGTATCTCCTCCCTGAAGAGGCTCTCTACCTGATGGAATGTGTGAGTGGCAGATTAAACCTGTTGGCCAGGGTGTGGCACTCTGACTTGGAACACAACATTCGTTTGTTCTGTAATATTTAAGTTACCCTTAAGGAGTCTTGTGATCTGTAAACTATTGATTTATGACGTCTGTGGGTGTCGATGTGTGAACAGGGAAACCTGCAGGTGTTTTATAAGGACTTGCCGCTGTCCATTCAGGACGGTTATGAGAGATTTCTGTCGTCGAACACAGTGAGGCTCCAGCAATATCAGGTACAACTATTAGTCCAACACATATTCTGGATGAGGAACAAAGTGCTGTACTGGTCTAATGATTCTCATTCATCACAAAGGTATTCGGGCATTTGAAGAGGCTTGGCTACGTGGTGCACAGGTTTGATCCCAGGTAACAGAATCTTAACGTCCCAGTCAGATATGTATAAGTACAAGCAGTTATTAAAACATAACAATGTAGGAATAAATTTTCAGTACTGATCCTTAGGGACGGCAGTGTTGTTTTCCATCCATCAATCTACAACAcatcttattatcttattatgTGCACATAATAAGATAATCATTAATCATAATCAAATCGTTCTTAGGTACATACTTGATGTGAATTAATTGTGGCTGTTTAGACAAGATTGGACCATAACCCAGTTCAGAGGGTAGACAAACTGTCAAAATGGATCTttacagacttttatttttttgtatttaatttatttagtttttagtaTTTTGGATGATGCTGCTGTGGAGGTCCACGTTTCAAAAATCCGCTGAATGCAGATGTTGTGCTTTTGGCCTCTTACAGTTCAGAGCCGTCGCCATACGTGAGGCAGCTGAACCTGCCTCAGTCACGTGATAGAGCAGGGAGACAACTGAAGAGGAAGCGCAGCGGCAGCCCCACCCCAACATGCAGGTAAACAGAGGCCCTGTAGAAAACCTCTCCCTCTGTACTATATAGTACACTGTATTTACTGCCAGACATTTTATTTGAGAGATTGAATACAAAGATAAAACTAGATTTTATTGTTCAGCCACTGTTCAATTAAGACAAAAGAAGGTAGAActattattttctaataataGAACAACCTGTTGACTATTTTCTTGATTAAGCAGTTAAGTAATAGCGTTGATTTGCCCTTAGCAGTGGCAGGTCTGTGCTTCTGAAATGCAGAACACcacttcattttctttgttgcaATTTGATTTCAGCTCCATTGGTGATCTGATTCAGCTGagtttattcatattttgttagAATAAAtgactgatgtgatgtgaagtTTTCGACCATTAGTcagtgtaaaacacacacattttcccatAAACCAAAGGGCTACACACTTGTTGTTCTTGCTGTAGTCATTCAGAAGCACAAGAAGAGTCCACCActgagaggatggaggaggataAAGGCAACCATGATGGTGAGGAGAACAAAAAGCCTCCTGAGTCACACTTGACAACCTCTCCAGAGACTGCACAGGTCCAGACTGCCACCACAAGTACAACAGATGAAGGTGGCGGCAGGACCTGGTGGACGACAGATGTTCTCAGGGACTTGGGTAAAGGGTCAGATCATAGCCCAACCCCTGGTTCCTCCCGCTGGGACTTCAGCTCCATCTCTTTCCCTGACCTGGGCTCCAGGGGGCAGCTCTCCAGCTGGCTGGCCTCTCCAGACCCCTCGCTGCTGCCCGGGGCTTTGGCTGTGGGAGTCTGTGACGTTGCGTCCTGGAGGCAGAGAATAAACCTGCGGGAGGTGAGGCTGTCCTcaaaggagcagaggagggaagaagacaAGCGTAGGCGTCGGTGGGACgtcaacaaagacaaagaggttTGTAGCAGCAGATATTAAACAACTCTAACATAACATCAATATGTTCCACTCAAATCTAGTTGTATCTGGGAAATcgttatgtttatttttaagtgaTATAAAAAAGGCACATTATGGGGGATTGTTACATTATGGAGTTCCTTTAAGGTTCAGCGGTGCAGAAACTGGGCAGAGTATCAGGAGCTCCTGGCGAGGAGGCAGGGGAGACGTAAAGGTCGACCAGCACACCTGTGGAACAGAGAAGTCACTCCATTACATGACCCAAGACAACCGATCCCCACTGGTGAGATCACATGGACCTAGACTGTAAAGTCAATTCAAAGTTAATCTACATCACTTGCGTCTAATTTGAGGTcactgatatttgttttttttgctccagGGGAACTGTTGGATAAAATCAGTGTGATCAAATCTACAAATTTGCTCGAGGGAGCGTCCAGGTATcacttgtttctgtttccttttattaCCCTTTAGCCTTACTAGATACCAGGTCAGTCAGGAGACGGTAAGAGGAAGGCAATGACAGCAAAGATAAAGGAGGAATTTAAAACGgagaaataaatcaacaaatagaaacaaaataaaataaaacttaataaataaataaaaaaggggagaataaattaaacatggactgataaataaatactttaaataaaactctgGGCCTGACCCATCTGTACTACTCCTGTTTGCAACCTGACGCCTTCTCACAGATGAataacatgtttctgtttatgaATCAGTGTCAGAGCCACATCAGATTCAGATCCATCAGGTGTATGTTGGTTCAGCCAAAATTATTCTAGAGAATGATGAAAGATTTTGTAGTTATTGTAGTTCAGTTTAGTTATTGTCACATTTCAATCTGAGACCTGAAATGTATTAATGAGTTATTGTAACATATCACTATGTAGGCCAGATTGGTATTAAAAGGTTGATCTCATGCAGCTACTGTCTGATCATTGTGATTAATAGAAATCAACTCTCACTCACCTGTGAAGGAAGACAAATCAGAATTTGTACTTTCTGTGTAACTGAGCTTGCCACAATCTGTGACCTCTGCAAACCCATAAAGACTCTGAAACAAAGCGGGGAGATGCTGCGGCTCTGGTGTTTGTCGCTGCCTCGTTGTGTTCTCGTACACCGGGGCTGATGTATTGTACTGTGGTGGAGAGCGCATCATTCAGATACTGATGACCTTGTGCTTTGTGTGCTCAGGTTAAAAGGATCGGATGAGTGGAAGATTTGCTTCAATGTTTACCAACCTGATTCGGTGGCTGACTTCAAAAAGAGTAAGCCTGGGAAACCTTACTcccgcatgtgtgtgtgcaggtaagCAATCGCACAATCTGCCTGAGCCCATGTTTACTGAAGATTGGTTTACAGGAAACAACAGGCATTTCAGTTGAATGACGTAAATCTCACAGTGATTGGATATGAATGGATCTGTCTTTTGGCGATTGTGATAAGACTGCAATTACCTAAATTAAGGTGATTATTTATTGATCATATAGTCtgtaaaatggcagaaaatactTACAAATACGCATCAAAACttgtgaatttgaatttgagttATGTTGACCTGTGTGTCCTTAGAAACTGCCAACATAGTTTGATTCCCTCACtcctgtgtttcagtttcaatGATCCCGTGCCTGACCTCCGAGCTATCAAGCTGCTGGCCTCCCAGAGCGGAGACGTCCCAGTGGTCATTGCTGTGGTGGACCATGGAGACATCTCCTTCTACACCTTCAAAGACTTCCAGCTGCCAAAAGATGTGTACCCCTGAGACCTCACTGCTCTCTAATGTACAACATCCACCTACACGTATCCAGGACTTTTCAATAAATCTGCATCTATTGAGTCgatatgtaaaaatacaaatttcttttgtgtgtctgatttagtgtgtgtggttttagtGCCAAAGCTTTGGTCCCCAGGTCGGATCTGTGGGATGGGTAGGGGTGTGCATTGCCGTCTgcaaatatgttgtttttaatggaacagtgacaaaaataacagtgtttgctttgtttacaCTGTTGACACAGAGTCGATAcctaaaagttttttttctttatcttcagGCCCAACAGACAACAGAACGTTGCATGTGAACTATTAAGTTGACTagacttattattattgttgattTTCTGCAACAACTAATGATTGAATAGTTCATTAATCCTGGTGGGAAATGAATTGTTgctacagcagctacagtgtTCAACAACACTGAGACACCCCAGTTCATTATCACTAAAATGTTTAGTAATAAAAACCTGTCCATTTAATACAGTTGTATCTGTTTGCAGTCAAAGCCCAAGAAGAATAAAGACAGTTAATTTGAAAAACTCTTTGCTGGAGAGGTTTTGTTGCTCCACCTTCCACTTTAAAATATGAAGGAACTTCTTcgaatttggcacaaatgtcgACTTCGACTCAAGGACGAACtcattagactttggtggttgaaggtcaaggtcagtgtgacctcacaaaacatgatgttggccttgtgaacgcaatatctcgagaactcctcaagggaatcccttcaaatttgacCATTACTCAAGATTTCaaacagcaattatgacaaacacacaagttattaatatttcatatgactgtggataaacaaggatgtaatctgaaactagtctgagtggcggaggcatgCCGCcgtgaggcagtaattctaggTATTCTTTAAAAGTTCTTATGTGATATTTGCAGTGTCTCTGACATCATTGTCATGTTGGAAAATTCCTCTGCTGCCAAGCTGCTTGAGACTGGGAGTCTCTCACTCCGTAGTTGGGgaaataaatttgttttcatAGTGGAATCTGTGAACGTCATTTCCTCTACACCTATTGTGTGAAAATAATTAATggagttttctttctttctgtgtgcaGTTGTCATGGAATTGCACATTTTGCAATGTCTGTAACTGCCACTTGGATGATATTAGTGGtatattgattgttttattgtttttttaacaaggaaaacatgttttttttttttttttatctgactgTTGTAAACCTGTAGACAGGAGACTTTTGGTTTTTAGATACTGAAACATGCAGCTGAAATGTTGCTGTTCACttcttttttgtgcattttaagatttttaaatttcagcCTGTCTcatgcctgtttttttttctcaaccaCAGATGTCgtaagcatgtgtgtgcactgaaAAACCCTCACTCCCACCTGATATACACTGAGATCTCCTCGTGTTGACTTTtgagcttcagctgcagctccacaaTAGAAATATACGGGTGATTTGTGATATATCCCCAAACAACAGGCCACAGGAACAAAGAGAAGCTATTTTCCACTTTGACAGTGCAGTTAATCAGATCTATTGATGTTCTACACATAATTGTTGTATTGTCCTACAGTTTATATAAGTGTTTTGCAGTTTGAAAGGTTTCCCTCAGAAGCTGAAGGCAAATAGCCATGTCAGCTCTGCGGACTCTCGCTTTTCTTGCTTTAATTGGTGAGTTgttaaattaaacttaaaatacttttttttattaagacataaaacacagtaaTTGGGATTTATTGGGATTGAGATGTGTAGGTTTTGTGTTGTATCAGTTTCTGAGGGTTGCGTTTTCCTGGTCTCTAAaggatttttttcctccttccctgAAGGTATTGCGAgcagtcagacttcagactgCTCATACGGAGGTCTCCTGAATTATTTAAACCTGACTTCAACAAACAATGTTCTAGAAATCACTCGACCTGTGAAAAACTGGACTACACCAACCCTTGTTCACCTGGACATGCTGTTGTATGGTATTTTAGAAGTGGTAAGTATCTTTTTTGAGTGCAATGCTTTTATTAGTGTatctattaatttttttttacttttgatgtacttgtatttcaatttattcctactttatatttctactgaTAACAGTTCTGTACTTCAACTTAAGTATGAGTTTAAATGCACCGTTTACAAATGGAGTATTTCTAAATAGTGGTATtgatacttttacttgagtgaAGGACCTGAAAACTTCCTCCACCTGGGATTGCTGGGATTTACACGAGGTCACCGTAACCCATGCACTTATTGTCCCCCAACAAATCTAACAGGAACTAAATGCTGAACTTTTACATAACAGATTATATTATGGCAGATTTTTATACATTGTgagattgttatttttacttaagttaaTGGTCTGGGTCAGATATCTTCAAACCGGGGGAAATGAATGCAAAACTATCTgcataaatacatgtttttctgagtTGGGTGAATCGAGTCTTTCACTTAAACATGCTATTTTTGTTGCGAATGCCATGAGTGCTCACCACAGTGCTGCTGATTGTCTGCAGGATGAGAAGTCTCAAACCGTCACTAGTCACATCTGGTTCCAAATGGTAAGACTCTGGACTGACACGTGAAGGAAAGGCACATCAAGGTGCCAAAGAATGTAACTGCATTTTCACATCAGTGGTCTGTAATCACCAGATATATCAACTTCAGCGACATTGCTTGGCTTTAAATTTATTGTCATGGCACTTTGAATCTCACAATCaccaatgtttattttttttcttttcccagcGATGGCAAAATGAATTCCTTACGTGGAATTCGTCAGACTTTTGTGGGATAGACATGCTGACCATTCCAAGATCAAGGCTGTGGATCCCAGATGTAACCATCCAAGAGGAGTATGTACCAGCCATTACATACCTGCAGGTTGTGGGTTTGGTCTAAGGCTCAGGAAAGCAGGGCTCACAGCCTGTCTTGAATACAATTAATAAACTGAACCAGAGATACAATTTACACCAGAccactgtaaagaaaaacagaagaactaAAATAGGAtccactcacactctctcctgCATTATTTACACAAATGTTGACATAGAGAGTACAGTCTTCCTTTTCAGAACAGCATATTAAACATATATTATGAAGAGTAAAATGTTAAAGCAAAAGCTGACACAAGCATgatcaaagaaaaagagatcTTTAGCAAGCATCaccctacacacacagagaaggtAGACTTGAGAAAACAGTTGATCCGCCcaacctcctgagccacagctggcCCATAATGTCAACACACCTGTACTAACTAACGTAATGACTTTATCCATATGTTTCCTGTAATTAAGCACCAAACTACGTGGCTCTTTCCAGGAAACATTCTAGAAATGATCAGGGAATAACAGCCctgtgaaataaatcattacacatttttttgaACAAAACTTCCACtggtaaaataaacacatttttcaatgttcaagagagaaaaaacaccaacattttTTATCTAAATTTGGAATGAAATCTAAAAAAAGTACACTGATTAAGCCTCTGTGGTGTGACTCACTTTGTAGACAAGCAAGtacattcatccattcactgAAATATAATGGAGAGAAGAATGTTACCGTTTAACTTTTAATTTCTCCCTGTTCCTTCAGTGCCTCTGATTCTGGGAGCATTCAGAACAGTCCACTTATCACTTTGATTCCCAGCGGTTCTGTGTTGGCAAAGGGAATACAGCGGCTGACCTTCACCTGTCAGATGAATCTCTTCCTGTTCCCCTTTGATATTCAACACTGTAGCATCACATTTACATCCATGAACTACAATGGTACATTGCACCAGATGAACTACAGGCTACTACCttaatatttttacatacaGAATTGCCATGTTgtataattaatgtaattatttattttggttaTGTACGCAGGGGAAACTTTAAAACTAGCAACAACAACGAGTGACACAACTCTTACTTCAATCTCTGAGCGGATCATGATTACACATGGAGAATGGCAACTTAAAACCATTGAGGTTTTTAATTATACTCCTACCCAAGATAATAAAAGTGAAATCAAACTTGTATACATGGTAAGAAAATCCATATAATGAAATTTGATAACAATTCTTTCCCCACTCTTCAAGTGTGTTCgtttctaattaattttttacattGCATTTCAGATCAAAATCATGAGGAAGCCAATGCTTTATGTGATAAATTTAATCATACCCCTGTTGTATTTTCTGGTCCTGGATCTGGCCTCTTTTTTCATCAATGAGGCCAGAGGTGAAAAGCTGAGCTTCAAAGTGACTATACTCCTGTCCATCTCTGTCTTACTGCTGATCCTCCAGGACATGTTGCCCTCCACTGAAGTCAACCTGCCAATAATCGGTGAGTTGCCACACAAGCCTCAGACCAGAGATTTAAGTGTGATAGTGTTCAGTATCTTCTTTAATGGCGTCAACGATATTGCACTGACCACTGCACGTTTATTCCAGCCACATACTCTGTTACGATTTTCACTTTGGTGGGGATAAGTGTCCTGGAGGCCATTCTGGTGAGCTTCCTAATGGAGCTTGATGATTATTGTGGTAAGAAGACTCAAAGCTCTGTTAAAACCCAAGTGGAAATTCAGCTGGAAGCCGATTATCACCAGGGTAAGTAAAGATACTCTATGTCTCTGAGTATAGTGTTAAATACCCAGAACTACCAGAAACACAGGGGCCCCAACAGTCAGCCTGGGTCAACTGCCATAAGAGGCTATTTATTAAGAACAATAAGTAAAATCCTcaaaaaaggaagaagatgaaaagacagacagttGTACCACAGCAAACCATGCAAACAGGATACCagtcaatcatggtttgaatgcctCAGCCTATCTgtgtattgttgctgaccatgtgcatccctttaatgcacaaagcaaaagtagtctcaaactggtttcatgaacgtgacagtgagttcagtgaacttcagtgacttCCCTAGTCTCCACAGCTGAAGCCAGCAGAATGTCTAAGTTTCGTAAAGCTGACGGGAACTGAAGAGTACACTCCATTCCAGTGAAGTagaacagtaaagttgtggtgGTCCAGACAGATAAACAATCAGCTGAAACTTTTTATATCGCTCCATAAAAccgaggggagctgcagatgcaggtgataattctctgcagGTTCATCACTACTGTGGTAGTATTGTTGgacagtgtgtaaatgtgttattattgttgGGCACTATATTAATGAGTTATCATCATTTGacataatatgtttttataatagGAAGTCTTATGTATATGGACCAATAGGACTCAGGTTGGTATATGAAGGGCATTATGGGATGTGTGGAGCAGGCTAAAATATGTTGCTAAGCTAATGAAGAGCTGCATGATCAGTTAACAGTTTGTCTCATGCGCTTATATccacataaaacataaactaCCAGAGACACATCTCATATTTACACACTGTCATGTACAGATGCATTGGTGATCCTACAAGTAGACACTGAAGGCCTATCAGCTGATTCTGCTGagttatttttctcctctcccacACAGAGCATGTTGAAGTTGAAGAGAAAGGCCAGGTGAATCCAGTTCCTCTGAACAGCCAGAGCGACCACAACCTGCTGAGACTAATCCTGGAGGAAGTGAAGGCAGCTCGACAGGAAGCTGGAAGtcaagacaaagacaagaggaaGCCTGGACGATACAAAAGACTGGCCGAAATCACAGACTCTGTGTTCTTTGTCCTCTATTTATTAACTGTTATCATTTTTctgatatatatgtatatattgtgGTGTGAGAACTGTATTGCAAATGATAATCATTAGATGATGTGTGTTTAATCAGCCAGTATATCCTCTTCAGTTTGACAACGATTGGTTTTTAAATAACCACGTATCACCTGGGATTTAACACATGCAGTGATCAAGTCTATCTTTTTTCCACAGTTTCTACCCTGTGGAACTGTCAACCTATATACAAATAAGCATGATTATAGCGTGAAAATGATCTAGTTTGTTATAAATACCGGATCTTTGGAAAAGCAAGGTTAAgttatatgtttttctgttcaaaataaagttgatttttgtttatatCAGTGGCTTTGAACCAGAGTGCTTCTGACATTTTACCTTAGACCACTGTTAAGCAGGGAAAGTGTGAAAGTTAttgggtggggaggggggctgAATCTTACATTTCATCTTATAAAAAAGCCTTCTCTAGCATTACTAATACTTTCTTTGGACTCTCCTCTTGACCTAGAAAAAAACCCCCTGCAATACCTGCCCCTAAATATCTAACATAATTGAATGGTACTGGTAGCTAGCGAGCCTTTGCTTCAtctggacagagagagggagacagagaaaggtttcaaatgttaatgttgacatttgtgtgtgaattcaacacacacacacacacacacacacacacacacacagaagctgtGGTGTTAAGGCAGCTGCAAGAACATAATAATCTTTACTTCCATTCTCGGTTGAATCCATCTTCAAGATGGATCAGAAGGCGGCTGCGATCCTGGCCTAGCACCTGTCCAGCTGCGTCAGAACATCATAGCAGTACTGTCCGAAGTCAGACTGGTGACGGTAGACGGGGCATCTGGGGCAGTGGTGTAAACTGCCCCCTTAAGGCCAGGAACTGCTCACAGACACCGAGGTACTGGATTGCTCTCTGCTTCCAGGAGTCTGAGTGCTCCTCCGAGGTATTACAGCCGAGTAGCACTGTTGCCCAGAGTGCAAGACTTCAGCTGTGCAACCACCCTCAGGGCACAGGACagtctgcagaaacacaacacgAACCTTATATAAAACTTTGTCACCACATTAATACTTAAAAAATTTGGTTTAAATAGATCATTGATAAATCCTTTATGTTCTTAAGACCTTAAAttgcttcaaaaacatttcatagtcaaaaGAAGAGTTgcttaaaatgtccttgtttgCCCTGCAATGGAAAATCCTTTTATTTAATATGATAACcattatgtgttttcatagggatgCCAGAATCCAACTCAGGCCAGTACCACACCTTATGGTCCTCCACAACCAAcaagaaatggtaagtcatgcACGTGATACACACCATACCAATATAGACTTAAATTAGGGGTCGAAATGGTTTTGAGCTTGTcaagtgatgttcacaaataattccaaagcttgtagttgtaaatcaacccttgtaaactgtaaaatgaatcTGCATGAGACGTTTCTGCTtgtgaaaaaaatgtgcttttgtcaaagagatttgtatttgtttataagAGACTGTGAATCAAAGATATGAACAAATGGTCAGTGTTGAGGTTATACTAAGACGATGTAAAGGAAGAAATGGTTTTGTCATGTACTGATACAGAGTAGAAAACTGTGTAAAACTCACTCAAAATTTTCCACACAGTGTGTGACGCTGCTGTTACAAGTGTCAAAATTTGTACttgtcagtgtcacacactgggAATGT
This region includes:
- the tsen54 gene encoding tRNA-splicing endonuclease subunit Sen54, producing MADQNKTDTEGTFFSEILSPSELFAARSRSHKIPVRGQKDFFPNDSDEQRQRLEQSLNEHWSLVSEERVERLGNLVRATWIPSDQTVELLSPAGKFWQTMGFSADGKQYLLPEEALYLMECGNLQVFYKDLPLSIQDGYERFLSSNTVRLQQYQVFGHLKRLGYVVHRFDPSSEPSPYVRQLNLPQSRDRAGRQLKRKRSGSPTPTCSHSEAQEESTTERMEEDKGNHDGEENKKPPESHLTTSPETAQVQTATTSTTDEGGGRTWWTTDVLRDLGKGSDHSPTPGSSRWDFSSISFPDLGSRGQLSSWLASPDPSLLPGALAVGVCDVASWRQRINLREVRLSSKEQRREEDKRRRRWDVNKDKEVQRCRNWAEYQELLARRQGRRKGRPAHLWNREVTPLHDPRQPIPTGELLDKISVIKSTNLLEGASRLKGSDEWKICFNVYQPDSVADFKKSKPGKPYSRMCVCSFNDPVPDLRAIKLLASQSGDVPVVIAVVDHGDISFYTFKDFQLPKDVYP
- the LOC130185769 gene encoding 5-hydroxytryptamine receptor 3A-like isoform X1, encoding MCRFCVVSVSEGCVFLVSKGFFSSFPEGIASSQTSDCSYGGLLNYLNLTSTNNVLEITRPVKNWTTPTLVHLDMLLYGILEVDEKSQTVTSHIWFQMRWQNEFLTWNSSDFCGIDMLTIPRSRLWIPDVTIQEDASDSGSIQNSPLITLIPSGSVLAKGIQRLTFTCQMNLFLFPFDIQHCSITFTSMNYNGETLKLATTTSDTTLTSISERIMITHGEWQLKTIEVFNYTPTQDNKSEIKLVYMIKIMRKPMLYVINLIIPLLYFLVLDLASFFINEARGEKLSFKVTILLSISVLLLILQDMLPSTEVNLPIIATYSVTIFTLVGISVLEAILVSFLMELDDYCGKKTQSSVKTQVEIQLEADYHQEHVEVEEKGQVNPVPLNSQSDHNLLRLILEEVKAARQEAGSQDKDKRKPGRYKRLAEITDSVFFVLYLLTVIIFLIYMYILWCENCIANDNH
- the LOC130185769 gene encoding 5-hydroxytryptamine receptor 3A-like isoform X2, giving the protein MSALRTLAFLALIGIASSQTSDCSYGGLLNYLNLTSTNNVLEITRPVKNWTTPTLVHLDMLLYGILEVDEKSQTVTSHIWFQMRWQNEFLTWNSSDFCGIDMLTIPRSRLWIPDVTIQEDASDSGSIQNSPLITLIPSGSVLAKGIQRLTFTCQMNLFLFPFDIQHCSITFTSMNYNGETLKLATTTSDTTLTSISERIMITHGEWQLKTIEVFNYTPTQDNKSEIKLVYMIKIMRKPMLYVINLIIPLLYFLVLDLASFFINEARGEKLSFKVTILLSISVLLLILQDMLPSTEVNLPIIATYSVTIFTLVGISVLEAILVSFLMELDDYCGKKTQSSVKTQVEIQLEADYHQEHVEVEEKGQVNPVPLNSQSDHNLLRLILEEVKAARQEAGSQDKDKRKPGRYKRLAEITDSVFFVLYLLTVIIFLIYMYILWCENCIANDNH